The proteins below come from a single Candidatus Eremiobacteraceae bacterium genomic window:
- a CDS encoding NAD-dependent epimerase/dehydratase family protein, producing the protein MSRNLVFITGASGFIGAHVAREFIASGYGVRALAHAPHEPPRYAPAGIEWVEGDVRNASDVIPSMRGCRYLVHCAALYSFAPRDRAAIRDVNVAGTASVLEAARTAGVERAVVTSSAATVGPAHDGVPATEADILVDAHASTYHRSKVEQEQVALAADLPVVLVLPTAPVGPGDRKPTPTGRLVLDFARGRIGARPSTGGFNLVAVEDVARAHVGAIERGKPKERYIVGGENLSFDQVWELLAEVTQRPAPTWRVPYGLTVLAAYADELRCRLQPDAVPFVPLEGVRMSREFQYVDSSKAIRELGFQAGPVHAALARAVDWYRAHGYTT; encoded by the coding sequence GTGTCACGGAACCTCGTCTTCATCACCGGCGCGAGCGGCTTTATCGGCGCTCACGTCGCGCGCGAATTCATCGCTTCGGGCTACGGTGTCCGTGCCCTCGCGCACGCGCCTCACGAGCCACCTCGCTACGCCCCAGCCGGCATCGAATGGGTCGAGGGCGACGTGCGCAACGCAAGCGATGTCATCCCCTCGATGCGCGGCTGCCGGTACCTGGTCCACTGCGCGGCGCTGTATTCCTTCGCGCCGCGAGATCGCGCTGCGATACGCGACGTCAACGTCGCCGGAACCGCGAGCGTCTTGGAAGCGGCCCGCACCGCCGGCGTCGAGCGTGCAGTGGTGACCTCGAGCGCGGCCACTGTCGGACCCGCGCACGACGGCGTACCGGCCACCGAAGCAGATATTTTGGTGGACGCCCACGCTTCGACGTATCACCGCTCTAAGGTCGAGCAAGAACAAGTTGCGCTCGCCGCGGATCTTCCGGTTGTGCTGGTGCTGCCGACAGCACCCGTCGGCCCGGGAGATCGCAAACCGACGCCGACCGGCCGCCTCGTTCTCGACTTCGCGCGCGGCCGGATCGGCGCGCGGCCCAGCACCGGCGGCTTCAACCTGGTCGCTGTCGAGGACGTGGCGCGCGCGCACGTCGGCGCGATCGAGCGCGGCAAGCCCAAAGAACGCTACATCGTCGGCGGCGAAAACCTGTCGTTCGATCAAGTGTGGGAATTGCTCGCTGAGGTGACGCAACGGCCTGCGCCGACCTGGCGCGTGCCCTACGGGCTGACCGTCTTGGCCGCGTACGCCGACGAACTTCGCTGCCGGCTTCAACCGGATGCGGTGCCATTCGTGCCGCTCGAGGGCGTCCGGATGTCACGCGAGTTCCAGTACGTCGACTCAAGCAAGGCCATCCGCGAGCTCGGGTTCCAAGCGGGACCGGTCCACGCCGCGCTGGCGCGCGCCGTCGACTGGTACCGAGCACACGGCTACACCACCTAA